The genomic region ACTGGTGAGCCGAACCCGGTCGAAGCAGGACCGCCGTGCGGTCGACCTAGAACTGACAGAAGCGGGCAGGGGGGTCGTCGCCAAGGCACCGGAGGTTGCCCAGATCATGCTTGTAAACGGGCTATCAGCGCTTGAAGAAGAAGAATTCAACCGCGTCATCGATGGGATGCAGCACATGGTAAAGATACTGGGGGCGGAGCACCTGATGCCGCAGCCACTGCACAGCTGAGCATCCCCCCCGAAAACGATGGAGGAAGCTCCCTATGAAGCATTCTCTTGACCTTGCGCTGATCGGCAACTGCCAGGTCGGCGCGCTCATCGACACACAGGCGGAGATCGTCTGGTACTGCCTGCCCCGCTTCGACGGCGACCCGGTCTTTTGCTCCCTGTTGCAGGAACACGAACCGGGCGAGGGGATCGGTTACTGCGGCATCGAACTCGTGGACCAGGTGGCGAGCGAGCAGCACTACCTCCCCAACTCGGCGGTCCTCGTCACCACGATGACCGATTCCCGGGGGGGCGCGGTCGAGGTGACCGACTTCGCGCCCCGCTTTCGGCAGTACGGCAGGATCTTCACCCCTATCATGCTGGTCAGGCAATTGCGCCGACTGCACGGGACACCGAGGGTGGTCGTCCGGGTGCGCCCAGCCCGCAACTACGGCGCCGAGCGCGGCTAGTTCACCTACGGCAGCCACCACATCCGCTACGTTTCCCCGTACATGGTGCTGCGCCTTTCCACCGACGCTTCCGTCACCGCCATTCTGCAGGAACTTCCGGTGCTGCTCGAGGACGAGCTCAACCTCGTCCTGGGCCCGGACGAGACGGTGCATGAGAATGTCTCGGAGCTCGCGCACCGTTTCAAGAAGGAGACCGTCGCCTACTGGCAGGAATGGGTGCGGGATCTGGGCATACCGTTTGAGTGGCAGGACGAGGTGATCAGGGCGGCCATCACGCTGAAGCTCAACGCCTTCGAGGATACCGGCGCCATCGCCGCCGCCCTCACCACCTCGATACCGGAGGCGCCCGACTCGGGGCGCAATTGGGACTACCGCTACTGCTGGCTGCGCGACGCCTACTTCGTGGTCAACGCGCTGAACCGGCTCGGCGCCACCAAGACCATGGAGCGCTACCTGCGTTATCTGGTCAACGTGGTGGCCGGGAGCGATGGTGGCTACCTCCAGCCCGTCTACGGCATCGACGGCAACAGCAACCTCGAGGAGAAGGAGATGCCGTCGCTGCCGGGCTACCGAGGCATGGGGCCGGTGCGGGTGGGGAACCAGGCTTGCTTGCAGGTCCAGCACGACGTCTATGGTTCGGCGGTCCTGGCGGTGACCCATGTCTTCTTCGATCACCGCCTAATGCAGCGCGGCGATACCACCCTGTTTTACCGCCTGGAGCCACTGGGGGAGATGGCGATCCAGGTGCATGACCAGCCCGACGCGGGGTTGTGGGAGCTGCGGGGGAGCCGCAGGGTGCACACCTTCTCCAGCATCATGTGCTGGGCGGCCTGCGACCGGCTGGAGAGGATAGCCGCCCAGTTGGGGCTCAGGGAGCGGGCCGCCTACTGGCAGGCCCAGGCGCAGCGCATCCACGAGACGGTCTGCCGGCACGGCTGGAATGCGGAGAAGAAGAGCTTCACCGCGGCCTTCGAGGGGGAGACTTTGGACGCGAGCCTGCTGCTCATCCACGACGTCGGTTTCCTCGCCGCCGACGACCCGCGCTTTGCCTCCACCGTCGCTGCCATCGAGCGGGAATTGCGCCGCGGAGATTACATCTTCCGCTACGTGGAGGATGACGACTTCGGCACCCCAAAAAACGCCTTCATCGTCTGCACCTACTGGTACATCTACGCCCTGGCCGCCCTCGGGCGCACCGACGAGGCGCGTCAGCTCTTCGAGAACCTGCTGGCCCGCCACAACCGGCACGGCCTCATGGCCGAGCACGTCGATGTCGCGACCGGAGAACAGTGGGGCAACTTCGTCCAGACCTACAGCATGGTTGGGCTCATCAACGCGGCCATCCGACTCTCCAAACGGTGGGACACCGCGTTTTAAGGATAGAGCGATGTACGGAAGCGGCACGGGACTATACCGAGGCAAGATGAAGGCGTTCTTGGCGCTGAAGGCCGGGATGGTGCAGCACCGCGAGGTGATGAAGGAGGTGGCGGCCTCCGTCGACGGCTCCTGGGTCTACTACGTCATGCTGATCCTGGCCGCGCTGATCGCCCTGCTGGGGCTGCTCATCAACAGTGTCGCCGTCGTCATCGGGGCCATGCTGATCTCGCCCCTCATGGGGCCCATCATCTCGTCGAGCCTTTCCTTCACCATTGGGGATCTCGCCCTCGCCAAGCGCACGTTTCGTACGCTGGGGATCAGCGTTGCCCTGACCGTTGCGGTGAGCGCGCTGGTGGCGCTGCTCTCCCCCCTGAAAGAGCCGACGGCCGAGATCCTGTCCCGGGTGAGGCCCAACATCCTGGATCTCTTCATAGCGGCCCTATCGGGGGCCGCCGGGGCGATAGCGCTCTGCACCAAGCGCAACTACCTGATCACCTCGACCGGAGTCGCGGTGGCGACGGCAGTCATCCCCCCCTTGAGCGTGGCTGGCTACGGCCTGGGAACCTGGCAGCCGATGCTCGCCCTTGGGGGCTTCCTGCTGTTCTTCACCAACTTCGTCGCCATCATCCTGAGCTCCGACATCGTCTTTTTCATACTCGGCTTCAGGACCAGTCACGTTGAGGAGCCCCAGCACTCGCACCGCACCCGGCTGGCAGTCATCACTGTACTTTCCGTCCTTATCTCCATCCCGCTGGTCTACACGCTGGCAACCGACGTGGCGAGGATAAAGAACGAGAAGCGGATCGGGCGGGTACTCAGGAGCCAACTGGACCGGGAGCTCGTCTCGCGCCTGACGGATTACCGGTACCGGCAGGAGGGTGATCAGCTGTTAGTTATGGCATCGGTCAACACGGTACGCTTCCTCAACAAGCCTGCACAAAAGGAGATCGAGAAGGACCTGGCGCGGGAGGTGCGGCGCCCGGTGCGGCTGGAATTGGAACAGGTGATCGTCGCCTCGGAAAGCCAGCTCAAGGATCAAACCGCAAAGGGGGCGCTGGAGCAGGCAAAGGCGCCAAAGGAGAGCCCGGCGGAACTCGCCGCGAAGGTAAGGCCGCTTGTGGCGCGGGTCGAGCAGGAACTTGCCGGGGCGCTCGCTCCCTGCCTGGTCGGCCGGACCACCGTCGCTTTCAGTGGGGACCAGGAGCCCCTGCTGGTAAGCGCCACGCTTGGCAGGGACTACCCGGTGGCGCGAGACGAACGTCTGCTGCTGAGCCGACTGCTGGAGCGGGCGCTGGGGGTCCCGGTCCGGCTCCAAATCACGCTCGCCCCGATGCTGAAGCCGATGGTTTTCGCCAAGGATGGCTCCCTCGCGGGGCAAAGCAGAGACGAACTGGAAGTGGTGCGCCATCTTCCCGAGGGACCAGCCGCGTTCCGGTTCATAGTGACCGGGCCGAAGGAGAGCGGGAGAGAGCAGAGCGTTCTCTCGCGGTATCTGACTGAACAGCTCGCGGTACCGGCGCAGGCGGTGACCACGATCAAATCCCCCGGCGGGGGGGGCGTGGTCACGCTGCGCGTCGTGCGCAATGACAAGTGAGGTGATGATGAAAGTAGGACTTATAGGATTCGGCAAGACGGGCAAGGCGGTGGCGTCGGTGCTGCTGCAGAGCAAGGAAACAAACCTGCAATGGGTGGTGCGCAAGTCGCACAACCTGGAACACAGATCGGTGCCGGAGTTTCTGGGCATCGACTCGGACGAACCGGGCTACATCTACTCCTCGGAAGAGTTTGACGCTGAGGAACTGCTGGAAAGGTTCCCCGTGGACGTCATCATCGACTTCTCATCCGAGCACGGAGTCCACTACTACGGGGAAGCGGCGCGTAACCGCGGCGTGGCGGTCGTGAGCGCCATTTCCTCCTACTCCGCGCAAACGGTCGCATACCTGAGATACCTGGCTCATAAGACCAGGGTGCTATGGTCGCCCAACATAACGATCGGCATCAACTTCCTGATCATAGCGGCCAAAATCCTCAAGAGCATCGCCCCGCACACGGACATCGAGATCGTCGAAGAGCATTTCAAGGCAAAGCCCGAGGTGTCGGGGACGGCGAAAAAAATCGCCACCGCACTGGGACTTGAGGACGAGGTCATCAAGACGGTGCGTGCCGGCGGCATCATCGGGGTGCACGAGATCCTGTTCGGCTTCCCCTATCAGACGGTGCGCCTAAAGCACGAGTCGATAACCCGCGAGGCCTTCGGCAACGGCGTTCTCTTCGCCGCGAAGCACCTGTACGGCAAAAGCGTCGGGCTCTACAGCATGGAGGATCTCATGATCCCCTATTTCAACGCGGGACCGGCCCAAGCTGGATAGGGGCGGCCGCAGCGAGGCGCTATGAAGAAGGCGATATCGAGCACATCCCTGAAATCGCTCAGGCTCTCCCTGAGGTTCGTCGTGCCGCTCGCGGTGGCCCTGGGGCTGCTGGCCGTCACGGTGGTTCCCCTGGTGGACCGGCTCACCATGCACTGGTTCATGCGCGACATGGACATCCGGTCGCGCCTCATTGCCAACACCCTGCACGACCAGTTGGTGGAGTTGCTGCAGCAGGAGAACGCCGCCAAGGTCCGGTCGCTGTTGAACAGGGCCGTGCAGGACGAGCGGCTTCTGGCGCTGGGGTACTGCGACCGCCGCGGCAAGCTTTTGTACAAGACCCCCGCCTTCCCGGAGGCGCTCGGCTGCCCGACGCCTGCGGCCGCGGAGACTGACAAGGGGCGGGTGCTCCACCTCCCCCAGGGGGCGGTACACGTGGCGGTGCACCCGGTCGGCATACCCTCGGCCGGGGCGGGGTCCCTGATCCTGGTGCACGACATGAGCTTCGTCGAGCGCCGCAGCGAGGATACCCGAAATTACATCATCGCCTTCTTTGCGCTGCTCGGCCTGATGGTTTCCGCCATTACCGTCTTCGTCGCCCATCTGAGCTGGCGCGGCTGGCTGGAAGGGGTCCGGGCCATGCTGCGGGGGGAGGGAATCGTGAGGCCGTTCTCTCAGCCGACGGTCGAGCCCGAACTGCAGCCGCTGGTGGGAGACCTGCGGGCGTTGCTGCGGGCCATGGACAGCGAAAGGCGCCTCGCCGACGACGCCACCGTCACCTGGAGTCCGGAAGCGCTGCGCAACCTCCTGCACAAGCAGTTGACCGGCGAACGGATCATCGTCGTTTCCAACCGAGAGCCCTACATCCACAGCAAAAAGGGGGACGGTATCGAGGTGCACCGCCCGGCAAGCGGCCTCGTCACCGCCGTCGAGCCGGTAATGCGCGCCTGCTCGGGGACTTGGATCGCCCATGGCAGCGGCAGCGCGGACCAGCTGGTCACCGACCGGCAGGACCGGGTGGCCGTCCCGCCCGACCACCCGGAGTACACCCTGAGGCGCATCTGGCTCACCAGGGAGGAGGAGCAGGGATACTACTACGGCTTCGCCAACGAGGGGCTCTGGCCCCTGTGCCACATCGCCCACGTCCGCCCGATCTTCCGCTCCAGCGACTGGCGGCAGTACCAGGAGGTGAACCAGCGCTTCGCCGATGCCGTGGTGCGGGAGGCGGACAGTGACGACCCGGTGGTGCTGGTGCAGGACTATCACTTCGCCCTGCTGCCAGGCATGATCCGCAAGGCCCTCCCCAAGGCCACCATCATAACCTTCTGGCACATCCCCTGGCCCAACCCCGAGTCCTTCGGCATCTGTCCCTGGCGCGAGGAGTTGCTGGAGGGGATGCTGGGGTCGACGATCCTGGGCTTTCACACCCCGTTCCATCGCAAGAACTTCCTGGAGACGGTGGACCGCTACCTAGAGACCCGCATTGAGCATGAATCGTCCACCATCAGCCGGGGGGGGAACCTCACCATGGTGGAGAGCTACCCGATCTCGATCCAGTGGCCCCCCCCGTGGCAGGAACGGCAGCCCCCGGTGGCGCAGTGCCGGGAGGAGCTCAGGAGGGAACTGGGGGAAGGGGCCGGGCACCTGGTCGGCATCGGGGTCGATCGCCTCGACTACACCAAGGGCATCCTGGAGCGCTTCCGGGCCGTGGAGAAGCTCATGGAGCAGCACCCCGAACTGGTGGGTGCCTTCACCTTCGTGCAGATCGCCGCGCCATCCCGCTCCGCCCTGGATGATTACCAGGCCTTCGACGCCCAGGTGCATACCTTGGCCCAGCGCATAAACCAGCGCTTTTCCCGCAAGGGGTGGCAGCCCATCCTCCTCAAGGCCGAGCACCACGAACCCGAGGTGGTGAACCGCTACTACCGCGGCGCCGACGTCTGCATCGTAACCAGTCTTCACGACGGTATGAACCTCGTTGCCAAGGAGTTTGTGGCCGCGAGGGACGACGACCAGGGGGTGCTGGTCTTGAGCCAGTTCACCGGGGCCGCCCACGAGATGCACGAGGCCCTGATCGTTAACCCTTACCATATCGAACAGACGGCGGAGGCCATTTTCCGCGCGCTCACCATGCCGCAGTTCGAGCAGCGCGAGAGGATGCGCAGCATGCGGGCCCTGGTGCGCGACTTCAACGTGTACCGATGGGCCGGACGCATGCTCCTCGACGCGGCGCGCGTACGCCAGCGCGAGAAGCTCTCGGCCCGCATCAGGAGAGACCAGTAATGCCCAGTTACCTGTTCCAATGTGAAGAACTCGCCGCTTTCACGCACCACGTGGCACCCGACACCCTTTTTGCCTTCGACCTGGACGGCACCCTGGCGCCCATCGTCGATGAGTACGGAGAGGCCCGGGTCGCCAAGCCCGTGCGCAACGCCCTGCAGAGGCTGATGGGGCTGGCCAAGGTCGCCGTTATAACCGGGAGGTCGCGTCAGGACGCCATCGGCATCCTTGGGTTCCAGCCGCACCTCGTGATCGGGAACCACGGAGCGGAGTGGCCGGGACTAAGCGGCGGACGGCGCTGGGAGCACGTCCAGCTCTGTCTCAAGTGGCGGGACCGGCTGCACACAGCCCTCTTCTATGAGCAGGGGGTGGAGATCGAGTTCAAGGGGGAGTCGCTCACCCTGCACTACCGCAAGAGCGACGACCCGCAGCGGGCGCTGGCGATGATCCAGGCGGCCATCGGTGATCTCCAGCCGCAACCGCGCACCATCGGCGGCAAGTTCGTGGTCAACGTGCTTCCAGCGGAGGCCTGCGGCAAGGGGGAGGCGCTGGCGGCCGCCATGGAGGAACTGGGGTGCAGCAGGGCGATCTATTTTGGCGATGACGAGACCGACGAGGAGGTGTTCCGACTGCCGCGCAGCGACGTCTTCGGCGTGCACGTCGGCAAGAACGAGCTGTCGGCGGCAACGTACTACCTGAACCAGCAGTCGGAACTACTGGGGGTGCTCAATTCCATGGTAGGCATCCTTGAGAACTGTGAGTACGAGGCACAGTGCTGTGACGGCTGAAAGGGTACCACTATAGGAGGAACTATGGCTGAGCACGTAGAAATCTTTGGCAATTCATTGGTGCAGCATGATCCGGCTGCACGTAGGGCGACACTGGCCCTGTTGGATCCGGAGGAGGCCCCGGGTGTCATCCGTCACTTGGAACTTCTGGCCAGCTCCCGTGGGTACACCAATGTCAGTGCCAGGGTCCCCGCCGCCCACGTCCGGCACTTCGTCGGCGCTGGGTATCGGCTGGAGGCCGCCATCCCACATTTTTACGGGGAAGGGGAGACTGCCTGTTTTCTCGTCCGCCATTTCGGCGAAGCCCAAGACACTGAAAGGATGTCGCTACTTTTGAGTAGAATCCTGGCGGCCACCGAGATGCATTCTCTGGCAGGTCCGGTGTCGTTACCCGAAGGTGGAGCTCTTAGGTTAGTGGAACCTTCCGAGATCGGCGACGTGGTCTCGCTGTACCGCAGGGTCGGAGTTGCCAAGCCAGCAGCGGTGGACGATCCGATCTTCCTCCACAACTTCCTGGGGCGGGGCGACCTCTTCCTTGGACTGTGGATCGAAGGCATTCTGGTTGCGGCATGCGCAGCGATCTTCGATCCGACAACGGGCACGGCAGAACTGGCTCACTTCGTCGTACTGCCCGAGCACCGGGGGAAGGGACTCGCCCTGCTGTTGCTGCAGCGCATAGGGGAACTTTCTGCAGCTTGCGGCGCCAGGCTGCTGTGGTCAACCGTGCGCGCCTACGCCCCCGGAATTAACATTACCTTTGCAAAGGGGGGGTACCATTTCGGGGGAACCCTTACCAATAATTCCTACATTTACGGTGCGACGGAGAGCGTTAACGTCTGGCACAAGTGCCTTGCTGACGATCCTGCTCTGGCATGGAGTTCCCTCTTTTAACAAAATTCGGACGGAAGGTGCGATCATAAGCAAAAAGATCATACTTTTTAAACAGGGACGCGCAATATCTTTTGATGGTAAACGTTTTTGAAAATTTACCTCATATATGCTTGAAATTAACATACAGCTGAGCAATCCATATTTGTAGTGCAAAGGCAGCAATAACCTTAATATATTTTATTGTGGAGTAAAAATGGTGGCAAGGGTTGTAAGGAAAAATTACAAAAAAATTACGGGACTTTTTTTCGACTTTTTCGAGAGCGAAAAAACTTCAGGAGTTCTGCTAATTGTTTGCACCGTTTTTTCCATACTAATGGCAAATTCATCCGGTCGGTCCCTGTATATTGGTACGTGGCATTATGAAATTCTTGGACACAGCCTACAATACTGGATCAACGACGGACTTATGGCTATTTTTTTCTTGCTGATCGGGTTGGAAATCGAGAGAGAAATATATGTTGGCGAACTATCTAACCGACAAAACGCTTTGCTACCGATTGCCGCAGCCATTGGTGGCATGGCGACACCGGCACTGTTTCACTTCCTCCTCAATCGAGAGACAGCAACAGTGCACGGCGCTGGAATCCCCATGGCAACGGATATCGCTTTCGCACTTGGAATCTTATCCCTAGTGGGAAACAAAGTGCCAACTTCGCTTAAGGTTTTTCTGGCAGCTCTGGCCATCATTGATGATTTAGGCGCTATTATAGTCATTGCTGTTTTTTACGTGACAGACTTTTCATTGATTTATTTTACCTTGGCTTTAGCGATATTTGGTCTACTCCTGCTGCTAAACCGCTGCAACATAAATCGCCTTTCTGTTTATCTCATTCTAGGTGGCATCATGTGGTTTTTTATGCTCAAGTCTGGTGTCCACGCCACCATTGCCGGGGTCTTGTTAGCATTTGCTATTCCATTCCGGCAAATCCGGAACAATTCGCCATCATATAGGCTACAGCACTTTTTACATAAGCCTGTTGCCTTTTTCATTATGCCAATTTTCGCTCTAGCCAATACAGGTATCACGTTGACTGGAAACTGGGCAGAAGGACTTGCGACTTCCAATAGTCTAGGCATTATAGCAGGCTTACTGGGAGGCAAGCCGTTGGGAATATTCTTGTTTAGCTACCTCTCAGTTAAAGCAGGACTGTCAAAGTTGCCGAATCGTGTTGGCTGGAAGCATATCATCAGCGTTGGTTTTCTTGGCGGAATAGGATTTACAATGTCTATTTTTATCACGCTGCTTGCTTTCGGAGACTCCACAGTTGTTGAGAGCTCTAAGCTCAGCATTTTGCTCACTTCCGTGCTCTCCGGTACCATCGGCTTCATGTTGTTGAGCCGACAGTCAACATAGGTTGTGGCTAATTTTTAAACAATACGTTGCCCAAATTAAACGGTATTTTGCCCCAGTATCGACATCCATGTTTGTGGAAAGGCTTCGAATTTTAAGCCAGTATCGGCGTCCCCACGGTGCCCCCCCTATGAACTATTGAGCCTTTACAGATTGAGAGGTGAGTCTCAAAATACCGATGTTGGGTTGAAATTGGATGACGATCGACAACTTATTATGCGATGTACTACATCAGCTACGGACTAATGAATTCAGCAAAGTGTGCGCAAAGCGTATAATGAGTGGAGAGGCTGCCGGTACGGAGTCTTCATTCCATTGTACTTTCGGAGGAAAAGCCATGAGATTCGCGAAAATTCTCGTTGTGAACCGCCTTTCCCAGTATACGCGGGACGCCGTGCGCTACGGGGGCATGCTGGCTACATGCTTCCAGGCCGACCTCCTCGTACTGCGGGTCATCTCAAATCCTGTGGACCAGGAGGCGTTGAACGCGCCGAGTCTGTTCATCAAGGGGGAAAAATACAAAACGATCAGCAGCATCGAGGAGCAACCCCGGGAGGATCTGGAGAGGGTGATCAGGGAAGAGGTGCCGACAACGTTGTCGGTTACCGGATTGGTGACGGATCGTGATCCCCTCCCCGAGATAACCAGGATAGTACGGGAGGAGAAGGTCGATCTGCTGGTTGTCCTAGCCCACGAGCAGTCCCGTCTTGAGAACCTGCTGTTCCCCGATAACCACGGGCTGATCAGGACGCTGCCTTGCTCCATCCTCCTCATGAAGCATGAGCCGCGTCCGGTAGGATAGGGGAAACGATGAGCGACGATATGCTGCAGCGAGGAGAGGGTCAGGCGATTACCCGCCCCTTGCGCAGCAGTCGGTAGACCTCGATCTTGGCCAAATCGTTAATGAAGAACCAGACAAGGGCGTAGCCCCAGACCAGCAGGGCGTAGCCCCAGCCGATGGGTGCGATGAACCAGCCGTAGACCGCGAAGAGTGTGGCCGCCATCTTGGTCGAGACTGCCGCCCAGAAGAGCAGTGAGGCCGGGTAGGGCGGTTGCCAGAACCGGCGTTCGGTACGGGTCACGAATATGGTGAGATGACCGGCGATGGCTAGTTTTAAAAAGACGAAACTTTGCACCACGTCGGGGGGGAGTTTCAGATAGAGTTTGGCTAGGTAGAAGATACCGAAACTCGCGATTACGCCCAGGACGCCGAGCACCGTCGCTATGGTCATCACTTCGGTCATATTCCAGCGGATCGGCCGATCATCAGCCTTGGTGTTGTCTAAGGCTATGGCGAGGATAGGGATGTCGTTAAGAAACGCCAGTATGATGATCATGATCGCGGTGACAGGGTAGAAGTTGAATATGAGAATCGAAGCGGTCATGAAAAGAATCACCCGGATGGTCTCCGCGATCCGGTAGATGCTGTAGCTTTTCATCCTCTCGAAGGTGATCCTCGCCCCCTTTATCGCCTCGACTATGACCGATAGTCCTGGTGTGAGCAGAATCAGATCGGCCGCGGCCCGTGCCGCGTCTGTCGCTCCGGAGACCGCTATGCCGGCATCTGCTTTTTTCAAGGCGGGAGCGTCGTTGACTCCGTCGCCGGTCATGCCGACGATATGGCCTCCCTTCTGCAGTTTGTCCACGATGAGATACTTGTCCTCGGGGAAAACCTGGGCGAATCCGTCGGCACCTTCGATAAGCGTGATGATCTCCGATTCGTGACTGTGCACGTATCCCTTGGGCAAAGCCAAAGCTCCGAATTCCCTTTCAAGGGCCTGCGCCACCGACTTCCCGAAACGCAGTGCCTCCTCTTCTTTCACGTCGGGTGACAGCTTCCCAAATACCGCCTTCGCAACCACCTCACCCAAAAGAACCAACTCCCGGGTGCTTGCCCCACTCAGTTCCTGCGCGCTCGAAATTTCAGCGCCGATTCCGAGTTCCTCGGCTATGTGCCTGGCTATGGCGATGTTGTCGCCGGTGACCATCTTGATATCGATGCCGAGACGTTTGGCCTCATCAATGGTGCTGCGCGAATCTTCCCTGGGTGGGTCGAAAAGGGGGATGAGTCCAAGGAAAGTGAAGAATTGCTCCTCGGGCCGCTTCCTCGCAACCCCCAGGGTCCGGAAACCGCTCTCGGCGAATTCCTCAACCCGCCTCGCTGTCTCAAGGTGCTCGAGACGCTCATCGCAGAGAGAGAAAACCACCTGCGGGGCCCCCTTGGTGACAACGGAACGCTCGCCCCCCGCTTCGACAACAGCCTCTGTCCTCTTGTTCACCGGGTCGAACGGAGTGAAGGATATCTGCCTGTATTGAGCAAGTTCGGTACCGCCACTGGCCTTGAGCAGGTCGAAGATGGGGCGCTCGATCGGGTCTTCGTTTTCTTCCCTGGAGGCGAGGGCGGCACAGAGGAGCAGTTCGTTCAGGTCATGGCCCTTGGCGGGCGACGGGTCCGCGACGGTCATCCTGTTCTGCGTCAAGGTCCCGGTCTTGTCGGAACAGAGGATATCAACCCCGGCAAGTTCTTCGATGGCGACCAAACGGCTAACTACCGCATGCTTCTTGGCAAGGTTCATGGCTCCCACCGCCATGGTCACCGAAAGTATGGCAGGCATTGCCACGGGAATCGCGGCGACCGTCAGGACCAGGGCAAATCTTAGGATCTCCAGCATGTTCTCGTGGCGAAACATCGCGGTGAACAGGATGAGTGCCACAAGGAAGACGGTAAGAATGATCAAGTAATTGCCGATGTTGATGACCGCTTTCTGAAAATGGCTCTTCTCTTCCTGCTGCGCCTGAGCGACCAGCGCCACTGTTTTGCCGAAGAAGGTGTTTAGCGCGGTGTTGGTAACGACGCCAAGCATCTCCCCCTGTTTCACCACTGAATTGGCGTAGGCTATGTCACCTTCCTTCTTGCTTGCCGGCAAAGACTCACCAGTAAGCGCCGACTGGTCCGCAAGGATGTAATCCCCCGCGATGAGTTTTATGTCCGCTGGAATCAGGTCGCCGATCCTGACTTTGACGATGTCACCCGGCACAAGGCTCTTGGCATCGATGGTCTGGAACCCGCCGTCGCGAAGTACAAGGGCCGTTTTGGCCAGCTTCTCTTTCAGTACCGTGAGGGCGTTAAGGGCCTTCGATTCCTGCCAGAAGTCTATCCCCACATTGGTCATCAGGAGAGCCAGAATGATGGTGAAATCGTCCCATTTGGCGACTAACGCGGACAAAAGCGCGGCGATTTCGATCATCCCCGGGATCGGTCCCCAGAAACGCCTCAGTAGCCTATGCCCCAGCGACTCGATCTTTTCTGGTATTTCGTTGTACCCGTAGAGTTTCAGCCTTTGGCTTGCCTCGCTCGATGAGAGGCCGTTGGCCCTGTCCGTCCGCAACTCTCGCAGGGTCTCCTCAACGGATAATGACGAAAATGATTCGGTGCTCTTGGCCATGGCGCCACTCTATTCGCTCAGCCAGCGCCGAGCATGTTTCAGGTCGTCGTTAGAGAAAATCCTGACCTGTCCGGGCATGAAAAAGCCGAACCCCTTAACCGCCGTGGCGATCCATCCCACGTCCGTGACCACCGCCACCCGCTCCCAGGCGGCAAGATGCTGCAATCCAACTTTGGCATCCTCCCAAATGGCTTTAGCTTCAAACCCGGTGAACTCCTGCCCCAAGTGGTAAAGGAACCGTATCTTAATCTGCCGAGCCAACAGTTCCTCAACCGCCGGAATGAGCACCGACCGATAGTCGGCCCCGGTCACCTCTCCCCTCGCCTCAAATTCGAGCATATCGTCAGGCAGTTCGTTGATTCGCACCAGCATGATCGCCTCCTGATCTTAGACTGCTTCCTTCGTAATATTCTACCATCAGTGTATTGATTCGGCGTCACACTTTAACCCAATATCGGCCTGCAAAGTCCCCGGTCATGTATGAACGCGG from Citrifermentans bremense harbors:
- a CDS encoding plasma-membrane proton-efflux P-type ATPase → MAKSTESFSSLSVEETLRELRTDRANGLSSSEASQRLKLYGYNEIPEKIESLGHRLLRRFWGPIPGMIEIAALLSALVAKWDDFTIILALLMTNVGIDFWQESKALNALTVLKEKLAKTALVLRDGGFQTIDAKSLVPGDIVKVRIGDLIPADIKLIAGDYILADQSALTGESLPASKKEGDIAYANSVVKQGEMLGVVTNTALNTFFGKTVALVAQAQQEEKSHFQKAVINIGNYLIILTVFLVALILFTAMFRHENMLEILRFALVLTVAAIPVAMPAILSVTMAVGAMNLAKKHAVVSRLVAIEELAGVDILCSDKTGTLTQNRMTVADPSPAKGHDLNELLLCAALASREENEDPIERPIFDLLKASGGTELAQYRQISFTPFDPVNKRTEAVVEAGGERSVVTKGAPQVVFSLCDERLEHLETARRVEEFAESGFRTLGVARKRPEEQFFTFLGLIPLFDPPREDSRSTIDEAKRLGIDIKMVTGDNIAIARHIAEELGIGAEISSAQELSGASTRELVLLGEVVAKAVFGKLSPDVKEEEALRFGKSVAQALEREFGALALPKGYVHSHESEIITLIEGADGFAQVFPEDKYLIVDKLQKGGHIVGMTGDGVNDAPALKKADAGIAVSGATDAARAAADLILLTPGLSVIVEAIKGARITFERMKSYSIYRIAETIRVILFMTASILIFNFYPVTAIMIIILAFLNDIPILAIALDNTKADDRPIRWNMTEVMTIATVLGVLGVIASFGIFYLAKLYLKLPPDVVQSFVFLKLAIAGHLTIFVTRTERRFWQPPYPASLLFWAAVSTKMAATLFAVYGWFIAPIGWGYALLVWGYALVWFFINDLAKIEVYRLLRKGRVIA
- a CDS encoding SpoIIAA family protein; this encodes MLVRINELPDDMLEFEARGEVTGADYRSVLIPAVEELLARQIKIRFLYHLGQEFTGFEAKAIWEDAKVGLQHLAAWERVAVVTDVGWIATAVKGFGFFMPGQVRIFSNDDLKHARRWLSE